A genome region from Halorubellus sp. JP-L1 includes the following:
- a CDS encoding DNA polymerase sliding clamp has protein sequence MFKAIVSADTLKTTLDSVSVLVDECKIHLEEDGLEIRAVDPANVGMVDLDLSADAFESYEADGGLIGVNLSRLEDIAGMADAGQLVSLELDEETRKLHIQIDGLEYTLTLIDPDSIRQEPDIPDLDLAAEVVVEGKDINRAVKAADMVSDHIALGVNGSDEFFYIDAEGDADDVHLELTRDDLIDLSAADARSLFSLDYLKDMDKAIPKDAEVTMELGEEFPVKMHFDIAEGMGHVTFMLAPRIQSN, from the coding sequence ATGTTCAAGGCCATCGTGAGCGCGGATACGCTCAAGACGACGCTCGATTCCGTGAGCGTCCTGGTGGACGAGTGCAAGATCCACCTCGAGGAGGACGGCCTCGAGATCCGCGCCGTCGACCCCGCGAACGTAGGCATGGTCGACCTGGACCTTTCAGCTGACGCGTTCGAGTCGTACGAGGCCGACGGCGGCCTCATCGGCGTGAACCTCTCCCGGCTCGAGGACATCGCTGGCATGGCCGACGCCGGCCAGCTCGTCAGTCTCGAGCTCGACGAGGAGACGCGCAAGCTCCACATCCAGATCGACGGACTCGAGTACACGCTCACGCTCATCGACCCCGACTCGATCCGCCAGGAACCGGACATCCCGGACCTCGACCTCGCCGCAGAGGTCGTCGTCGAAGGGAAGGACATCAATCGCGCCGTCAAGGCCGCCGACATGGTCAGCGACCACATCGCACTCGGCGTGAACGGCAGCGACGAGTTCTTCTACATCGACGCCGAGGGCGACGCGGACGACGTCCACCTGGAACTCACGCGCGACGACCTCATCGACCTCTCCGCCGCCGACGCACGCAGCCTGTTCTCCCTGGACTACCTCAAGGACATGGACAAGGCCATCCCGAAGGACGCGGAGGTCACGATGGAACTCGGCGAAGAGTTCCCCGTGAAGATGCACTTCGACATCGCCGAGGGCATGGGCCACGTCACGTTCATGCTCGCGCCCCGCATCCAGTCGAACTGA
- a CDS encoding phosphotransferase family protein has product MRDGVERALSRAFPERAVAETSRVSGSDRPGNETVRVRFADDVVAFLKVAVDGGATARERLSRDAAATRYARWNADVRVPEVLAVDASGTPAYVATAALSGTAIATDWPVDSTVARATVLRAVGRALAGVHAAADFDEHARIRGGSDDGERLDLEPGPWSTVLEDAMTARADALFADRFRDRLPDVLAAVDAASDGLDAAPATLVHDDPRPENCLVDSDGPGLVDWETALVGDPALDLVRAEAQYVERAAIADADGGRLRRALRAGYRDHAGRLPDGFVERHPLYRVVTFLDAVRTFEHWAPDASEDVDDLAAWVRGELDVRLDAVDGE; this is encoded by the coding sequence ATGCGCGACGGCGTCGAGCGGGCGTTATCGCGTGCGTTCCCGGAGCGTGCGGTGGCGGAGACGTCGCGGGTATCGGGGTCCGACCGCCCGGGGAACGAGACGGTGCGCGTGCGGTTCGCCGACGACGTGGTGGCGTTCCTGAAGGTCGCGGTCGACGGCGGAGCGACGGCGCGCGAGCGGCTGTCGCGGGACGCGGCGGCGACGCGGTACGCGCGCTGGAACGCGGACGTCCGCGTCCCGGAGGTCCTCGCGGTGGATGCGTCTGGGACGCCCGCGTACGTCGCGACCGCGGCGCTGTCCGGGACGGCGATCGCGACGGACTGGCCGGTCGACTCGACGGTGGCGCGAGCGACGGTACTGCGCGCGGTCGGGCGAGCACTCGCTGGCGTGCACGCCGCCGCCGACTTCGACGAGCACGCTCGAATCCGCGGGGGGAGCGACGACGGAGAGCGCCTGGACCTGGAGCCCGGACCGTGGTCGACGGTGCTCGAGGACGCGATGACCGCACGCGCCGACGCGCTGTTCGCGGACCGGTTCCGGGACCGACTCCCGGACGTCCTCGCAGCCGTGGACGCGGCGAGCGACGGCCTCGACGCGGCGCCGGCGACGCTCGTCCACGACGACCCGCGGCCCGAGAACTGCCTCGTCGACTCCGACGGCCCCGGGCTCGTGGACTGGGAGACCGCGCTCGTCGGCGACCCGGCGCTCGACCTCGTCCGCGCCGAAGCACAGTACGTCGAGCGCGCGGCCATCGCGGACGCGGACGGCGGCCGATTGCGGCGCGCGCTCCGCGCGGGCTACCGCGACCACGCCGGCCGACTCCCGGACGGGTTCGTCGAGCGTCACCCGCTGTACCGCGTCGTGACGTTCCTCGACGCGGTGCGGACGTTCGAGCACTGGGCGCCGGACGCGAGCGAGGACGTCGACGACCTGGCGGCGTGGGTGCGCGGCGAACTCGACGTGCGACTGGACGCCGTCGACGGCGAGTAG
- a CDS encoding thiol-disulfide oxidoreductase DCC family protein gives MHGLGARAAFAAASAPGRDGPRTTMEAVGYGNPEAVAVGARNGSPTAPGTGRRPRHERVAEAEVVALLKPPSVGAVMSRPTIVYDDDCGFCTWSAEYADVHGYFHLLGFSELSPAERERLPDEYEDCMHVFDGDDTYSCGEAAEFVATHLDTTEGTAARAFATLPEGARSRVRDPVYRFVADHRDWFGRVRSKKPPSRD, from the coding sequence ATGCACGGGCTTGGGGCGCGCGCGGCGTTCGCGGCCGCCAGCGCGCCCGGTCGCGACGGCCCGCGGACGACGATGGAAGCGGTCGGCTACGGGAACCCGGAGGCGGTCGCGGTCGGCGCCAGAAACGGGTCGCCGACGGCGCCGGGAACGGGCCGGCGTCCGCGCCACGAACGAGTCGCCGAGGCCGAGGTCGTGGCGCTCTTGAAGCCCCCGAGCGTAGGAGCGGTCATGAGCCGTCCGACGATCGTGTACGACGACGACTGCGGGTTCTGCACGTGGAGTGCGGAGTACGCCGACGTTCACGGCTACTTTCACCTCCTGGGGTTCTCGGAGCTGTCGCCCGCGGAACGCGAGCGGCTCCCCGACGAGTACGAGGACTGCATGCACGTCTTCGACGGCGACGACACGTACTCCTGTGGCGAGGCGGCGGAGTTCGTCGCCACGCACCTCGACACGACCGAGGGAACCGCCGCTCGCGCGTTCGCGACGCTCCCGGAGGGTGCACGCAGTCGCGTCCGCGACCCCGTCTATCGGTTCGTCGCCGACCACCGCGACTGGTTCGGGCGAGTCCGGTCGAAGAAACCACCATCACGGGACTGA